The Stigmatopora argus isolate UIUO_Sarg chromosome 23, RoL_Sarg_1.0, whole genome shotgun sequence genome contains a region encoding:
- the yaf2 gene encoding YY1-associated factor 2 — MGDKRSPTRPKRQPKPSSDEGFWDCSVCTYKNTAEAFKCMMCDVRKGTSTRKPRPVSQLVSQQQATQQFVLPSQPKKEKKERVEREKSDKEPPLKKSSHKKMRPRLKNIDRSSARHLEVTVGDLTVIITDFKEKARPSSSSGAPSSADHHGQNGSGSESAEKGHSRSSSPRGEGGSLNGESH, encoded by the exons ATGGGCGACAAGAGGAGTCCCACAAG GCCGAAGCGTCAACCGAAGCCCTCCTCCGACGAGGGGTTTTGGGACTGCAGCGTGTGCACATACAAGAACACGGCCGAGGCTTTTAAGTGCATGATGTGTGATGTCAGGAAGGGGACATCAACAAG GAAGCCGCGCCCGGTCTCCCAGCTCGTCTCGCAGCAGCAGGCCACTCAGCAGTTTGTGTTACCCTCGCAAcccaagaaggagaagaaggagcGTGTGGAGCGGGAGAAAAGCGACAAGGAGCCGCCGCTCAAGAAGAGCAGTCACAAAAAGATGAG gcccaGGTTAAAAAACATCGATCGCAGTAGCGCCCGGCATCTGGAAGTGACGGTGGGCGACCTGACGGTCATCATCACGGACTTTAAGGAGAAAGCCCGGCCCTCGTCCTCCTCCGGCGCCCCCTCGTCCGCGGACCACCACGGCCAGAACGGCTCCGGCTCGGAAAGCGCCGAGAAGGGGCACTCGCGCTCGTCCTCGCCTCGGGGCGAGGGCGGCTCGCTTAACGGGGAATCCCACTGA